Proteins encoded together in one Solanum lycopersicum chromosome 7, SLM_r2.1 window:
- the LOC138337327 gene encoding uncharacterized protein, translating into MSAKELENFIWYMEQYFTAARVSDADKLNITTMYLSGDAKLWWRTRNEDDVSDGCPRIDTWDKLIKEMRDQFLTSNASWLARDTLKRLRQMGSVREYIKEFTSVMLDIQNMSYEDKLHNFISGMQGWAQNELRRQNVKDLPGAIAAADSLVDFWTTRPSTDVRSTSKTKKNNETKGEWRKDSRKYNTNDKGKAQMKDWKDRPNNKDGNSKGCWTCGGPHLAKPCPNREKVNALLAGNMNQREEDEEIVAAMANPLGLSYNHIMGINNVGDISSTSNPHAFLIHIEMKMKEQRVMAMVDTGATHTFVDVKIATKLG; encoded by the coding sequence ATGAGTGCTAAAGAATTGGAAAATTTCATCTGGTACATGGAACAGTATTTTACTGCTGCTAGAGTGTCGGACGCTGATAAGTTGAATATTACCACAATGTATTTATCGGGTGATGCGAAACTTTGGTGGAGGACTCGTAATGAAGACGACGTAAGTGATGGTTGTCCTAGAATTGATACATGGGATAAGCTAATCAAAGAAATGCGTGATCAATTTCTTACTAGCAATGCATCTTGGCTTGCAAGGGATACATTGAAAAGGCTAAGGCAGATGGGTTCAGTGAGGGAATACATAAAAGAATTTACCTCTGTGATGTTAGACATACAAAATATGTCTTATGAAGATAAACTTCACAACTTCATTTCGGGCATGCAAGGCTGGGCTCAAAACGAACTACGAAGGCAGAATGTTAAAGATCTGCCCGGGGCAATTGCTGCCGCCGATTCGTTAGTGGATTTCTGGACGACTCGTCCTTCGACAGACGTCCGCTCCActtcaaaaactaagaaaaataatgagacGAAAGGGGAATGGAGAAAGGATAGTCGTAAATACAAtacaaatgataaaggaaaGGCACAAATGAAGGATTGGAAAGACAGGCCAAACAACAAAGATGGAAATTCGAAGGGCTGTTGGACTTGTGGTGGTCCTCATTTGGCCAAACCTTGTCCAAACCGGGAAAAAGTGAATGCTTTGCTTGCTGGTAATATgaatcaaagggaggaggatgaAGAAATTGTGGCTGCAATGGCAAACCCATTGGGATTGTCCTACAATCACATTATGGGTATCAATAATGTTGGAGATATCTCTAGTACTTCGAATCCTCATGCTTTCttaattcatatagaaatgaaaatgaaagaacaACGTGTGATGGCAATGGTTGATACAGGGGCCACACACACGTTTGTAGATGTGAAGATTGCTACAAAATTGGGCTGA